The Cydia splendana chromosome 27, ilCydSple1.2, whole genome shotgun sequence DNA window AAGTCTCCTCCATGAGAACAGAACTGGAGGCTTTGAGGGAACTGCAAAaggaaaagtaagttaaaaacCAATTACATTTCAGACTACCTAGGAATCTCTTTCTCTCTCTCCTTAGCTTCATTTTACGCCACTCGTCACGGTTCTGTGCGACCTGGAGCCACTTCTTCCCCGCAGTCCTTTTGATGTCGTAGTCCCAACGCATCTTGGGTCTACTTTGAGGACGCTCCTCCCCccatggtcgccactcgagTAGTCATTTATGCCACGACTCGGTCTTTCGTGCTATATGACCAGCCCATTCCCACTTCAAAGTGGGAACCTAGGAATATGATAAATTAAAGTTTGAAGATGAAGAGGCTACTCTTCATCAGTAAACCTGATATAAATGAGgcatagtttcccctctgggagGTGAGATGGTAGTCTCTTTTGTAAAATGCCATTCTGCACTAATTCTTAGATTGCAAAAGCCAGACTATAGGCTCATTAGGAGAAATCTTGTGTATCTACTATAGGATTATTACTTATCCTGTAAACTTAACTACAACACAAGCCAACAAAACTCTCTTATCAAGCTTGCGATAGAGTAGGTCGGTTTCGCATCAGTCTATTCAGCCACTAtaactattaattaaaaatttaaaaaaaccctTACGCAAttatgtcaaaaaaaaacaacgggttgcactccgagagtgccggcagaagtgaaaactcaacgacattgtaactcaaaatattaataacagcgccatatagtgcaaaatgtctgcagcactatgtataattgaggttaacgccatctagcattgtatcgtcgcattacttgaaacccctaagcacatcactgtgagtactactgtctacagttatattaataccagtttgacggaaactcactagatggcatttaaatcaaaaaacaatgacattgtccgtcacacataacataatggtaacattccatttctaaccgcagctgcactaccggtactgaacgcgtcgctgttattgtcaatttccatagtaaaattgacagtaatgtagctgcggttagaaatggaatgttaccataagtcacgcaagctcCCTGCGCCGCCtgcatgaaacagcaggctcaggcatacattttcgccgtgcggtagaaagagagaagagacgccttacgcggtacgccttacgctgtctcgagtttataattttttccccacctcaactCAAAcggtgcacagcgccgctaaagaagttttcacttaaaaatacatacatCTTTTTGAAAAAGAGATGTTACTCTCgaaactgctggatcgatttttatcaaCCATAGCTAACtgctaagaaccaccgcaaggaaactcgctttcataaaaaaaaaaccgtattGAAATAAATCTAACCGTATGAAAGCTGCGACGCCACAGACAGAATTGGCGTCAAACGTGAACCCCTTTTTTAGCGTCGGGGGTTCAGAAATGGTGTATCTCCgatgttacaccataaatcgtctgcaatagataTAAAGGTTAGTAAGATGAAACATAACTAACCATTTCATATCATTACAGTCAACTGCGTCAGAAACAGAGGCGGCGTCCGCGGCCCAAACCGGCCGCTAAGCCAGCAGCAGAAGGTGACGTGGTTGACGCCAGGGAACAGAGCTACGCCTCAGATTCAGAATACTTCACCGACTACCAGTCCGTGTTAGGTAAGAAGAACTTTGCTTTAATCTATTCCCCAAGATATTTAACGTAGGGggtgaaaaaaaatattgcttcACATTTTGTATACCGCCTTTAGCACTAGAAAGCTGTTATGAATTAAGATTTCACGAAAACGCAAGCTAGGAAGACGCATCTGTTTGCTCTGATATTCTGAAAGGAGGGCTATAGGGTAAAAACTGTTCAGTAGGCATTATTAGGTACCAGaattaattagttttatttgcACTTTGGGAAGGCTACCTCAACTCTCCAACGGAGCAGCAGGTGACGTTCACGAGGCTGCATTATACATACCAATATCTCAACTAGTTGCTCCCGGGGTTAagtggttaaaccgttaacccagtgtcaaattgtactggtaaacatggtaactccaggtttaaccggttaacgcgggttagtagaatggtgcaagtgggcgaAGAGTCAAGAACTTGATCATAAAAATTTGTTGCTGGTTTGCAATCCATATATGTTGTAGGCTAAAACAACTATAACCATAGTATTCGCTCCGTGCATGGCTATGGCGTcgccctatagttcgttttttagcattagaaaaagactacgcgatcttgacgtgtcttttaattgaaaacactttataaaaatcagtaactattaataagtacttatgaaagcaaaagaatgtaaataatcgtatatgattcaaaagtgtttttcaataaaaagacacatcaagattgtttacctttatgtaatgctaaaaaaacgaactatagtgggTGTGGGACATAtcacttagggtcggttgcaccataccgtctgtcaccgttaaagcgttcgccaaattttattgtatgggaagtttcatagatctctGGTGGGTGACGTAGATCAGTCTGTTAActatggttggtgcaactggcccttactcATTTGACAGTTGGCAGGTGCTAAATGGTATGAAAGTTCATTTCACAACGGTGTGCGTTGGCGTCGCACTATTTCCCTCAGAACCAACTTCGCACATACCTACCTatggtctgtatctttaggtatataaataaaagtaaacaaaatctatcctCAATGTCTCCTTAAACTAGATAGATTTTattactacccgaaaatgtaaagtcagaccgtgaaaagtctgcagcgattttgatagcccacgcagtgcaaatgtaattttaaacgtctaacttctatgaaattatgacgtataaataacacttacactgcgtgggctatcaaatccgctgcagacttttcttggtgcgactctacaaattatttgtttacttttatttaaatacctaaagatacagagtttaGCCAACAGCTTACATTTCCGATGTTTCACAGGCACAGACCATGAGTTAGACAGCGAAGAGTTCTACGACGTACACACAGATGATGACGATGACACGCTGCGGGAGAGTCTGCGCAACGGACACGCGCACGAACTAGATGACGTACGTTCAGAAAAGTTTTGATAAGCTTTCTTTTCTATAAATCGTAAtaacagatgtcaatcacaatgaaaaaatcaacgatgatcaactctggccaacgtgggactcgaacccacatccttggattgccggtccaatgcgttatggtctaagagctagctaCGGGAATAGGTTAGcgatttatagagcaacgaaatctcagtagttagtgtgccatactatcattattaattaatccgggcgcctggcagctgttcagcggtgggtgtgacagtggttgggcgacaaaggggttgtaaaaacaatttaaggtgtgcaatttatagaggggACCGAAAACGtttttcaccctttgggtaaCGAAACACGATAAAATTTGACCCAGTAAATGAGATGACTTGGCACTTTTTCGCGGTAGATCCTCAGATTGTGACGGATTGTGGTAGTTGTGCCCCttgagtttcgcgtaatatttcCTATTGTTTTTCattttggaagttaaaaataaaactagatttTGTTAAATGTGTCTTCATCCCTACGGTACTATGTATACAGGACGCGTCAGAGAAGTCGGACGGGCGACCGACGGACGCCGCCTCCAACGCGTCCACCGTCACGTTAAGAAACAAGACACCAAGGGTAAGCCGACTGTTATAATCTTATGCACACTAGGCCAAATAGCTGGTTTGATAGTGCACGACaactccccccctccccccactaaatgagaggtggctctcgatgtctcccggtctgtatctgctcaggaccagctaagaaccaactgtgccaagtttcagcgcatagtcacaaagtgcaaggtccccatacaacggcgtgcagtaacaaaccagctaaaaggtatggtgcaatcttttagagcgatggcgccataaccttcagcctactctcgagtagatggcgttaatattaatatttaacaagttacacatatcagtgaaagaataaggatcaaagtcaaatggcgttctaacagttttaatattctgtcgaaagatggcagtaaatataCTGTAGCTCCATAATTTACCATGAtataactctctatttcaaattctctttgtttATACTgaataataggggatattactgcaatgttttgccgccagagtgcagcactacctactcagtaaattcatagactaacttatacatactgtgccttaaactgttttttgacaagttttcacagacaataaaatataacattgatgcatcaaggcggtttgttaacaagggcctaccggtaaacgcgaaaatcgaaatttagttatctgcctctttatcgctcgaatatgcaagagtgatagagagattagataacgaaatctCGAGTTTCTtgcttcgcggtaggccatgtgtcaatgtggtttgtttactgtatgtgccacaaaggtgccacctacacagagctttgcctaatattccctattaaattattactcaatttgatatttaacgattttaacacatatcagtgaatgaacaaggatcaaagtcagatggcgttaaagttttaatcctgtgtcgaaagatggcagtaaatttgctcttcttcttcctcgcgctatttgccacggctcatgggagcctggggtctgcttgacaactaatcccatgattagACGTAAgcattagtttttacgaaagcgactgccatctgaccttccaacccagagcgGAAACtcggccttattgggattagtccggtttcctcacgatgttttccttcaccgaaaaggaactggcaaatatcaaatgacatttcgtacataagttccgaaaagctcattggtacgagccgggatttgaacccgcgacctccggattgcaagtcgcatgctcttaccgctaggcgcttcaaatatattaattaaataagtaaatttactgtgactacgaaatttcattttgtcaatacgcctctatactaaattctctttgatttCAGTCTCGTTTTTAGAACCCAAACAGATAGAAATGTATGTACTAattatatctttattttcaggtcAATTAGAAATATATTTGCCATATTTGGGACGACACCACCGTAGAATACTAGATGACATCGTGAAGTCGATACTCGAATATACTCAAGTTACAAGTTAACCAATAAGAATGTAAATTGGACCTTATGAAAGTTGACATAAGGTATTGTTTATATTGGTTAGAGTATAGACGCATATAAATGTTGACAAATATTAATAGTAATTATGGacaaatgaaataattttacaaagTAGAAACGCTACTGTAAGTTATGTGCCTGATACAAAAtgaaaaacattaaaacacGAGTGTGGCTTTATGAAACGAGCAGAAAGCGAGTTTCATAAAAACATCACACGAATGTGATCgataccagggatgttgcgaatattcgcatccgcatccgcaaccatggaacttccgcattattttcaaaatccgcaTCCACATAAAATCGATACGGAGCTTAATGCGGATGCgaatgtcgaacaagtcggtacaggaacgtcttagcggcggtgtaagtgctaggtaatttcgtcattacctattgACGAAATCGTCctgatccagaaaagtcggccaggttactgtttattaaatataacgcatctatattcttgctcaaatactaaacgtttttttaagtactttatcttgacatccgcattgatgtgagcctttaaatatccgcatccgcggatggcaaaaaatctgcattcgcaacatccctaatcgattttaataacaaaacttccgtgagacacagacatattaaatgtattaagaacgggtcactcacgtattttaagtcgaaaacgctcgacatgtttcactccgtaccgaggagtgtcatcaggagctccccctgccgccaccggcgcctgcgccgaggcatcgggcgcggagggctgcggcccgcagtctgcgccggtccgtcaccgtaaacgcaagctcctgatgacactcctcggtacggagtgaaacatgtcgagcgtttttcgacttaaaatacgtgagtgacccgttcttaatacatttaatatatccCTAATCGATACTGCAAAGGCGGTCGTAACATAAGGGTACTGAacatataatagagagtttctAATATGTGTGTTGTATATATAACTGTagtagcagaagttgctaagcgggcgaggtgttcaaaatgatcttgacgagACTTTATTGTTGAACAGGTtgaagagaataagagcgtgtcaaggtcattttgaacacctcgcccctCGCCCGCTTGGAACCGCTGCTGACTTTACATAAACTTAAAACACATCACAACTCCCTTATTATTAAACTCGCTTCGCTTGCCCACACCCGTGTTTTGTACTTTTCATTATGTAACAATCAAATAAAATACTATTTCAACACACTATTACTTTTCGATTTTTATTACTAATCATATTTGCAAACATTTATAACTTCGAGGTAAATAGTAGCTTCATAGTTCTAAAATATATAGCATTGGTGCTATAACATAATAGTATGTTGGGTTTTGAGGTAATAGTAGTAATCCTTTGGGAAAACTTGGAAAACTATAGTTTAGTTGGGTTATAACATGGGTGAACGATCgggttattttaataacaaaactttctTGAGACAGACATTTAAATATATTGttattaaaacgggtcactcacgtatttaatATATAGGCAAAGAtacattgattgagtaagacgcgtaaaatctaagacaatttcgtgcttcgaatttgacgGGTATACGAGCAAGGCTCGGATTTTTTCTtcgtacaaaaaataccggttttttaataacaaaacttccgtgagacacatatatattaaatatattaagaatggGTCACTCACCGCGACtcaatacgtgagtgacccgttcttaatatatttaataatactaGTATTATTACGTTCTCTTTCGTTCgttggtttattatttaatttttaatgggacaatctaataatatagAGTTGTTAGGTAcgtaaatacatgattcagtcatacgtaaagagcataaaataatttaaaatattgggctataTCGGCTTTAttaaaaccggttccgagccctgtatactagatggcgctgtacagctccatacattttgtaactctgattgtcaaaagttgacgtttgacaattcagtgaccgcaaaacatatggcgcagtacagcgccatctgttttggatgtcaaactAACGGGGCacgttttttcttagactttccCTCTCTATTACAATGAATTCTCTTTGAAATAGGGCGTAATAtaaatatggggcattatctatgaaaacggaccttattgtcgatggcgcttacgccgcacagtgTCGCTCGGCATTGTATTtttatcggagcatcgttagtAATGgcataagcgccatcgacaataaggtcccttttcatagataacgtcacatatatgcaCAAATTCCACTCATATTGTAACTAAAGGCAGATGTGCCTTATAT harbors:
- the LOC134803883 gene encoding uncharacterized protein LOC134803883 isoform X1, which gives rise to MNSFLSPRMMVGAAIVGLVGAAGVFIYEQVYNEKRRAMLVSEMARLDKQVSSMRTELEALRELQKENQLRQKQRRRPRPKPAAKPAAEGDVVDAREQSYASDSEYFTDYQSVLGTDHELDSEEFYDVHTDDDDDTLRESLRNGHAHELDDDASEKSDGRPTDAASNASTVTLRNKTPRVN
- the LOC134803883 gene encoding uncharacterized protein LOC134803883 isoform X2 — translated: MNSFLSPRMMVGAAIVGLVGAAGVFIYEQVYNEKRRAMLVSEMARLDKQVSSMRTELEALRELQKENQLRQKQRRRPRPKPAAKPAAEGDVVDAREQSYASDSEYFTDYQSVLGTDHELDSEEFYDVHTDDDDDTLRESLRNGHAHELDDVN